One genomic region from Chloroflexota bacterium encodes:
- a CDS encoding TIGR03619 family F420-dependent LLM class oxidoreductase yields MKFGILTPILTHLPRRHGKWETEGGPAELRQIAITADRCGFYHMTCSEHVGIPTEIGKIRGHRYYDPLATFGYFAALTKRIRFATHVLVLPYHHPLAVAKRYGTLDRMSEGRVILGIGVGSLRQEFELLGAEFERRGEIYTEALQALRESFGKQKPVFKGKFYEFDDFVIEPHGVQEHVPIWLGGRTKLSLKRALASADGWDPFGFDLATLGALLPEAKQWPEWRSRREPFDVVLGPEPVYDVTTTSGLAGVTDQIASYRRAGGTILNMYFRSTSLEHYCEQLEIFRDRVAGKFQ; encoded by the coding sequence CTGAAGTTCGGCATCTTGACGCCGATCCTGACGCATTTGCCCAGGCGGCATGGGAAATGGGAGACGGAGGGCGGCCCGGCGGAATTGCGGCAGATCGCCATCACGGCGGACCGCTGCGGCTTCTACCACATGACGTGCAGCGAGCATGTGGGCATCCCCACGGAGATCGGGAAGATACGCGGCCACCGCTACTACGATCCGCTGGCGACCTTCGGCTATTTCGCCGCGCTTACCAAGCGCATCCGGTTCGCGACCCACGTGCTGGTGCTGCCGTACCATCACCCGCTCGCGGTGGCGAAGCGTTACGGCACGCTGGACAGGATGTCCGAAGGGCGGGTCATCCTGGGCATCGGCGTCGGCAGCCTGCGGCAAGAGTTCGAGCTGCTGGGCGCCGAGTTCGAGCGCCGTGGGGAGATCTACACGGAGGCGCTGCAGGCTCTTCGCGAATCCTTCGGCAAGCAGAAGCCCGTCTTCAAGGGGAAGTTCTACGAGTTCGACGACTTCGTGATCGAGCCCCACGGCGTACAGGAGCATGTGCCGATCTGGCTGGGCGGGCGCACCAAGCTTTCGCTCAAGCGGGCGCTGGCCTCGGCCGACGGCTGGGACCCGTTCGGCTTCGACCTGGCGACGCTGGGCGCGCTGCTGCCCGAGGCGAAGCAGTGGCCTGAGTGGCGATCGCGGAGGGAGCCCTTCGATGTGGTGCTCGGGCCGGAGCCGGTCTACGACGTCACGACCACGAGCGGGCTTGCCGGCGTGACGGACCAGATCGCCAGCTATCGAAGGGCGGGCGGGACGATCCTCAACATGTATTTCCGCTCAACATCCCTGGAGCACTACTGCGAACAGCTGGAGATATTTAGGGACCGAGTCGCGGGGAAGTTCCAGTAG